The genomic stretch AATCGGCACAATACGTTACCATGACAACCACCACAGGCGCAACCAATCTAAGTACGCCAAGACCAAGATTCAGATATGGAGGACGCTCACCAACCCTTCCTATTCGCGGCTTGCCAAAGTAAGAAGATAATGTTTTCactgaaatagtattattaacagctattgtgttttcagcgtagcaatagggtccgatatttagacgagacaagtataatgccgacgagtcgaagacgagtcgcattatacttgttcgagtctaaatatcggaccctattgctacgctgaaaacacaatagcgattatatagctgttatgaccttgatttgttgttccaaacttacaaaatgacagtttttgcgtcgatgcgttgatctcaggttttgatagcagacaaacttcttacgcgcatcatgttcgcgcagacatgcacactgctacacgctttctgactttggaagaaaaactgactccaagtgcattcgacttcacaacacagttgttgaaacagccttttaagttgtcagtgtatgatgttgtcgatagaaacatcgccgtggtacagatgggtaaagcggaatcatgcgtcggccatttttctcaatatgctcttggatattgagtaaaatggccgacttccgccgcattatgctttgatgatcggaagagaccatccaatcacagcccccgaattcccccacgtgttcatcagagtAGCTATATATCTAAATCATTTGATAATTGTCGCTAAAATGTTTATTGGTACGTAAATATCGGTATGGTATACACCAATTGATATAATCTGTATTTTTGATTGAAGTTAAGAAatattgactgaatgatatTGATTGTTAGTTATGATTGAAACGAAACCCCAGAGACCAACGAAGAAGAATGCCCCCCCGCGCCTTCAATggaaaaaaatggagaaaaaaagggCACACATTCGCAAAACATTAGGGTTGAAGCAGTCTGCATGTAACTGCATGAGGTCCAAAAAAATTGCGTTAGACAAACGTTTATAGAGTGATGAATGTGAATGATTTTGTGCGTTTGACCTACGGAAAATGTGGTTACGTTCTTTTCTTGCATTGGCGAGAGTGCATGTGCGCGCGCTTGcgcttgtgtctgtgtctgtgtgcacgtATCCACCTGTGTACctctctttatttatttatactcacggaataaaataacttaacattgtttaaaatgtaatatctcaaaatcggaaaaagttaCAGGAGTGATTTTTGTACCAACGTAAAGCTTGTTCAATTGCTCATTATGGGCAAAAAATCGTAATAGTCTGGCTTGTTccgttttttttacaatttgagctcaaagacgcatggtgtcattttggagtttacaaacttagcactgtgtgtttgacagcgcTGTGCGAGCACTGATTGCCTGGTCACTCCGAATCTCCTAGCAACATCAGTAAAAGTCATCCCTCCTCTCAACATCCCTATTGCGACGAGTCTATCGTTCACACACGTTCGTGGCAtggtgaaagagaaagacagagtggacagttttgggcaaagagaaagaaacattttagtgagttgttatcactcacaaacaaacggacaaaccaaagacagtactttcatgcaatattcgtggatcagcagcagaccttttgcaggtttcaagtacgggtagacgtgccccgagagtcaaagagtgcaggcctacctgtttacagcacacacagcgtgcactggctgtcggcagcgtcggcaagcttaggcgtcagtctagtaaactccaaaatgacaccatgcgtctttgaggaccaattgtgaaaaaactaagcaaccgagaacattccggtttttttcctcttctcaggaattgatggttctatgatcgtaccaccccgctctcctgcaactttttccgattttgagatattaaattttaaaacatgttaagttattttattccgtgagtatatTTATTTGAACGTTTGCCATGGTTATATATATCCCTGTCCCTTGACGTTTGTGATCGGTAGCTTCCTTCCATACAGTTTATTTATCAGTTAAATCTGGTTCTATTTTGTTGCAATTTGgttgattttatttatttggtcATTTTCCCTTTTTGTTTACGTTTTTGTTCAGTTttcgtgggtttttttccccccGTTTTGTTTCGTTCATACAGATTTACGGTTGGGTTTCCCTCCTGTTCGTCACCGCCTCTATCTTTTCCTTTTGTGCCTCAACCCACCAAGCCTTCCGCGTCCCAACCAAGCATCATACTCCCTCCAACGTGACGTCACAAAATGTCACCGACTATGACGTCACAGGTGCCAAGACCGTGGAACAGAGGCTGGCCGAGACTGAAATTCACTCAGCTTTGTTGTACCTCGACATAGTTTGTCTTGTGGTCTTCGTAGCAGAGTACATCACCAAGGTCGTCTGCTCGCCAATAAAACTGAGGTATTGATAATAAATGATGTTTATTTAAGCGCGGAAAATTAAGGTGACCCTGCTCAAAGcgttgtaggggaagggctcctaatatggaccactttttgtttcatgctgataactagcttgttttcttgcgaagaagtttcattttgtgtttggtagtccttctctcttaggttaaccgttaggcctaattagagtgaaatagctttgatagacattcggcaaaaattaaatacagaaaaaatcacaaatggtccatattaggagcctgggcgcctaatatggaccagtgaagcggccttcacgaatcactgtaaaaagccccctatacttcaaaataaaatgatacaacttagtgtacaagtcagactaattcaaatatgctttagatttatctgtgtcgggttgatgagagcattatttaaagcacaccaggaaactaaagaagcttatcaaaaacagagtgaaaataagtgaaattatcaacttccacgaaaagaagactttttgttatatttcttttaaatctcgagggctagttataggttatttccagcaagcttcttaatgaattaatgaaaatagcctttagcttttattttcttcgatttgttcaaggtggtccatattaggggacttgcacatactttgagattttgctattattttttgtttgcagtagaaactcggggtcaacactgctaaaatgtaacaaatgcggtcttagctgtcatatatagcaatttttgtgtgataaaagctttggctgtggacagaaacgattccgttttaggcggcaaatttagagtgaacactgccaaaagtgaaaaaaagagaaaaagcctaacggttttgagatgtgtgtttctgcaactgttttgacatgtgcaagttatccagagagggtgaatacagcgaataaaacttttttgagcgctctagcgccgttagtttgtcagaacaggaggtggtccatattaggagccggtccatattaggagcccttcccagAACAATGAAAGTAAACAGTAAAATAGAACATTCATTTACACCATACCCTAACCCCtccacacaaatacatacacaaagTCAACTAACAGCACATTAAACTATAAGGcgcaggcacacacatacacacgcgcacacacacacacacacacacacacacacacacacacacacacacacacacacacacacacgtacgcacgctcgcacacacacacacacacacacacacgtacgcacgctcgcacgcacacacacacacacacacacacacacacacacacacacacacacacacacacacgtacgcacgctcgcacatacacacacacacacacacacatacatacacacgcacgcaagcacgcacgcacacacacacacatacacacacacacacactcacacacacacactcacacacacacacactcacacaagggGGGCAGATAGAAGTACCAAAGAGTGACGCGCACACATAGacgcatgctctctctctctctctctctctctctctctctctctctctctctctctctctctctctctctttctctctctctctctctctttctgtctctctctctgtctctctctgtctctgtctctctctctctttatctatctTGCtcactccatctctctctcactctgtccctctctgtctctgtctgcctctctctgtctccccccccccccccaccgctcTATttactcccccccacccccccacccccatccatCTATCTCTCACAATGTCTTTCTTTTAATCTCAGGTATATCAAATCGTTCAACGGAATCGTGGATGCTCTGGCGATCTCGCCGGACATTGTGGAGTTCGTTCTGCTGGCCGTGAACCCTTCGGCCTTGACAGGGGATAAGTTCATGCTCTTCATGCCGTTCCTGCGAGTCATGAGGGCCCTGAGGATCTTCAGGCTGTTTCGACACGTCCCGGGCCTGTGGATCATGATCTACACTTTGCAGGTTGGTTCAGGCATAGAGGTAgacggaccggcacggttggcctagtggtaaggcgtccgtcccgtgatcgggaggtcgtgggttcgaaccccggccgggtcatacctatataagactttaaaattggcaatctagtggctgctccgcctggcgtcgggcattatggggttagtgctaggactggttggtccgctgtcagaataatgtgactgggtgagacataaagcctgtgctgcgacttgtgtcttgtgtgtggcgcacgttatatgtcaaagcagcaccgctctgatatggcccttcgtggtcggctgggcgttaagcaaacaaacaaaacaacatagaggtagacgggcgcagtggcgcagGGGATAAGACATcgggtcgtgagttcaaatcgcggccgcctggtgggttaagggtggagatttttccgatctcccaggtcaacatatgtgcagacctgctagtgtcgtATCCCCCTTCAGCTTCGAGTGTACACGTAAGCACAAGACCACGTGCACACTGAAAAGATCCtataacccatgtcagagttcgatgggttatagaaacacgaaaacacgaGGCTTGCAGGCCGTGTTGTCCGTAATGTGCACCTGACAGTTTTGAtttcatatttgtttgtttgtttgtttgtttgcttaacgcccagccgaccacgaagggccatatcagggcggtgctgctttgacatataacgtccgccacacacaagacacaagtcgcagcacaggcttcgtgtctcacccagtcacattattctgacaccggaccaaccagtcctagcactaaccccataatgccagacgccaggcggagcagccactagattgccaattttaaagtcttaggtatgacccggccggggttcgaacccacgacctcccgatcacggggcggacgccttaccactaggccaaccgtgccggtttgattTCATATAAGATTTCATTTAATTGAGTCATGACAAAGTGagaccaggggcggatcacatcattttttaagggggggggggggggggttccacattttttttagggacaattcgacgacgcgaagcatTCGAACCTCCTAGGGGGATCAGTACGTggcgtgcccccccccccccttctcggaaaatgttgataaaaacaaggaaatggagcaatctggtgtaATCTGAGCCAAAAACTTTCCCCTATAATACACCTTCAAAAAAGTAAATTAAGATgcaaggacaattgaccgatctggtgcaacctgagacagcaaattacccaactacaaAACCGTCACTAAGAAGACAAAGGCAGGTTCCTAGAGGGGTCCGGGGGGCatgtcttccccccccccccccccgccccccggaAAAATGTTGATAACAATCAatgaaaatggagcaatctggtgcaatctgagccatcagttcttttttgttttcacatttttaaaaaagtttttttatgttttaattgttttgtttttttaaaggctaggggggtccggaaacccccctggatccgctcctggagacacacacatacacacacacacacacacacacacgcacgcacacacacacacacacgcacacacacacacacacacacacacacacacacacacgcacacacacacacacacacacacacacacacacacacacacacacacacatattgtttAGCATGTATTTGTACAGCGCTTGGAGCCATTTATATACGGGATAGAGAGCTGCACCCCCGAGTTATACAAGCGCTACAATCTTGCCGAGAACACCTCAAAATGATACATACGTACTTACGGTCTCCTGACCAAACTGATGCAAGATATTGGAACCTTAATTCTTACGCTACAGAAAAGccatttattatttttattcttattttatttttattttttttatttttttttatttttttttttttttttatttttttttttttttttttaacctcagttgcatgcaggtttgctactacaattattttttgcctttttattatatcttttttttttttttttttttttgtggcttggagcaaaccttcttcataggtcttttcttttcaaatgtgtacaatttttaaatcaataaaccttatcagtaaactaatatgttcaaataaataaataaataaaaataatcataacataaatttattcctaatgttcagctcagtttccagtACACCAAATCCTTTTTAACACTCAACTTATACCAGGCCCCTGAGGGTTAAgtccctttgaaaaataaataatatttcaaggggtgtcccatatctaaatttacttatacacatttttccaatcaagattaaatgggtaagatacttaaacatttcatgtgtcaaaccattcttatctcgcacataaatcagcacatctgttgcttgtagaataattgctatgttatatcgattgtagaacaatgtttcaacatgcttccacaaatggtgaattttactgcaatagaaaaagaaatgttcaatgtaatcaacttgttcaatacagtatggacatttatcattatttgcgagtcccatttttaagaggagaatattggttgggtatatattgtgtaatatcttccactgtaattcttttagtctggtttctgttgttgtttcttttgcattaagccaaactttttcttcaatactaataccaagtttgttcagccaaaatcgaacacagcagggtggactatatttcatatctgtcataaaatttcgaaaatctctagcttttaacatcactttatcattaaaatacaatttcgaGAATTCTTCAGTGACAGCATATACATAATCCGTATTGTTCTTTAAATAACGAGACAACGCCGAGTGAACAACAATGTACTGTAGATAGAGTTCTGGTGAAGTACCAATTAGGTTCTGTACATTTTGAAATGacaaaatggaattgttttctaagaggtcattgacatgtgttattcctttttttgcccagttgtcaaaataaattacattattttgatattttatatCGACATTATTCCATATGCATGCCATCTTCAGAGATGACGAAGAGTGCAGTGTATTATGTTCCAACCAGACTCGCAGTACTTTGCTCCAGAAGGAGGACTGAAGACTATCTAACCCTTTAAACTTTTTAGGACCAATAATTGAATTAAAACATGATAAATCTGTTCCAAAATTACGGAAATATAATCTAGGAATCCAAGTCCATGTACTATTGTTATTCATATTCGAGAGCTGAGCAAGCCAGCCGCACAGAATAGATTCTTGCAATATTTGCATATCAATCATTTGGATTCCTCCTGTTCCTATTCCACTGCACATAACACTTCTCTTCACTTTCTCAAACGCTTTCTTGTTACAATTAATTTTCCTCCAAAGAAAACGAAACAATAACGTATTAATTTCTTTCAACACAGGTTCAGGGATGCATATTGCCTGCATAACATAAACGAGCTGAGAAATCAAAAAACTTTTTATTACGCACATTTTACCAAATATGCCAAGATTCCGTTTTTCCCAGTTTAAAATCACCTGCTTAATACTCTTAATTCGTTGTGTCCAGTTTTCATCCACGAGGGAGGCACTGGATGTATTGCAAAAATATATTCCCAGAATCTTCATTTGTTTAACCCATCTTAATCCGTATCCTCCCTCGTTGCTATTCCGTTTTGATCCAATCCACATTGCTTCTGATTTTACTCTATTTATCTTCAAACCGGATATAATTGTAAACTCGTCTAATATCCCCAAAACAACTTTAATGTCATCTTTATCACGCAGAAACATGGTAACATCGTCGGCATACAGAAGTGCCTTCAAAATCTTTTTAAACATATGCACTTCTTCTGAATCGTCAGTTTCAATTTCCAAACCTTTTACTTCAAAACCTTTTCGAAATCGGGTTGCAAGCAGctcaattccaataacaaaagccAGTGGTGAGAAAGGACAACCTTGTCGCACCCCACAGCTGACTTCAAAATCACTTGAGAGCCAACCGTTGTATCCAATGCAGCTTCTTGTGCTACTGAACAATACTTCTACCCAACGTAAAAAATCTGTTCCAAATCCGTATCTCTTAAAGGCATATAACATAAACTCTTTCGATATactgtcaaatgcttttttgaaaTCTAAAGCAAGTACCAAACCaggtttttctttatttcttttaatCTACATTGTTTTCTCTTCATTCATTATTCTAATTTCCTTAACCGTCATTCATAATCAAAAATATATCTAATTTCCAATGGAGTTACATGCTTATAAATCCCATTTATtatcattacattttttttaactgtcACAATTCTCCAGGCCAGCTCCAGAGATCTGTTCCTCATGCTGACGTTCCTGCTGGTGGGGACCCTGCTCTTCGCCTCCCTCATCTTCTTCGTCGACGACAAGGAGACCTTCACCAGCATCCCTCACGGCTTCTGGTGGGCCATCATCACCATGACGACCGTCGGGTACGGCGACATGTACCCCGTCACCACCCTCGGGTACCTGCTAGGGGCGGTCACCGGCGTGTGCGGCGTTCTCATGATCGGATTTACCATCCCTGCCCTTGTCAACAACTTTATTCTGTACTACCAGCACGTGCAGTTTGCCCTGATGAGGAATAGGTTGGCGAGAGAGATgaatgtggtggtggtggagagagagaaggaagaagaaggagggggagggggaggcggAAGGGGGATGAAGGTAGGGGaagtgagagagacggagaaaATGAAGATGGAACGACAGATTGAAGAGCAGAgaaggaaggaggaggaggaggaggaggaggaggaggagggagagagggtgaAAGAAAAAGAGTGGGGCACTGATCTTCCCGAGAAGAAGCCATTTCCAGAGATGATTCCGCTTATGCAAATGAAGGACAGTCACACATGAAGAGGGCAATACTAAATGATTCGCTCTTTCTTGCCCGATGCATGCTTCCcaatattgattgattgattgattgattgatggattgattgatggattgattgattgatagatttagtgattgattggttggttgattgtttAACTGGTTGGTTAAAGTCCGTCCTTTTTGCAGGATGTATGTTCGCTGGTATTGattgtttgaaatttttttattttattttttatttcattgaaatattgaatgtttttttattttattttttatttcattgaaATATTGAATGATTTTTTGATTGCTTGACTGGGTGGTTGGATTCtttttaacccttaggctggttgtcgcgacatatgtcgcgctactttacgtatactgtcacctggttgtcatgtcacctggttgtcacaacatatgtcgcgctactggctcagtctgtttggtcggttccgattacctcccatggctgcgaaaacctatatgaccgttttttgttatttttctctctgttattgttaattcaccagtggctatgtaacatgtgttacagaattgcaccagtgtaagggtttaATTCTCTCTGCCTTGCTGAATGTATGCTCGCTCGTTACATTTTGTAGCGTAATTCCCTCTCAAATGCACTGgtcgggttttttttaaatttcatttTGAACTTTTGATATTTTGTTAAGATGGGAATTCTGCATTACGAAAATCAAAATATAGGGTAGATTAATTCGAGAAAATGTTCGATCATGCATATTAGCAGGATTTGTTATAACTGAAAAATTAAATGTAAAAccatttgaaaataaaagtaagaATGATAGAAGCGCCTGTTTTATTGTTATCTTTTGTTGGtttagttgtttgtttgctttgacttttaatCATTTTGGATGTCCAAAAAAGAGTGTCAATTTACCGTTGCGTAAAGGATATCTACTTTGCACGACAAGGCTCCACAACACTGCAAGTCATGCCTGTCACTTTGACGTAAACACAGTAAAACACTGAATTGGGCAAgtatacaaacacacgcacacagacacaacactcacacacagacaaacacaaacaaatgcactcacatacaaaatcatacattcacacaagtagcacacacacacacacatacacactgacaaaaaaaacacacacatacacacacactgacaaaaacacacacacacacacacacacacacacacacacacacacacacacactgacaaaaacacacacacacacacacatacacacacacactgacaaaaaaaaccacacacacacacacacatacacacacacacactgacaaacacacacacacatacacacacacacactgacaaaaaaaaccacacacacacacacactgacaaaaacacacacacacacacacacacaccattatcACTCTGGCACCACTATTTTCACTCTGGCATCACCACTCTTAGATATCTCACTTTAATTGGCATCACACTGTTGGCACCCACTAgcacaacactcacacacagagtcGCACACGAATATACACATATGCACATAATGCACATCACGCAGGTACTAGTCTTGCGGTCAAGACACAcgtacagacatacaaacacacagataaatATTGACGGGAGtgggattcgaacacacgactTGGGAGTTGACAGTGTTTGAATACTGTCGCTCTTATCCCCGCAGCCAGTCTGCTCGCTTGAATTAAGTTAAAGGAAAATTTGTAAATATAAAGTTTTAACTGAACGGATGTTCACTAAAGAAAGAATGAACAAACATGGATGAAAACGTGGACCATGCAcagagcgtgtgtgcgtgtgcgtgcgttggTGTGCGtatatatgtgcgtgcgtgcgtgtgtgtctgtgcgtgcatgcggtgtgtgtgcgtgtgtgtttatgtgtgtgtgtgtgtgtgtgtgtgtgtgtgtgttcggtgtgtgtgtgtgtgtgtgtgttatcggtgtgtgtgtgtatgtgtgtgtttggaatgtgcgcgcgcgcgcgcgtgtgtttgtgtgtgtgtgtgtgtgtgtttgtgtttggtgtgtgtgttcggtgtGTGCGCGTACATGCGTACGTGTGGGCGtgattgaatgtgtgtgtgtgtgtgtgtgggtgtgtgtgtgtgtgttagttctGTGGTGAAACAAAATACAGGCAGCTAGTGGaagaccagagagagagagagagagagagagagagagagagagagagagagagagagagagagagagagggggggagagagagagagagagagaggggggagagagagagagagagaggggaggggagagagagagagagagagagaggagggagagagagagagagaggagagagagag from Littorina saxatilis isolate snail1 linkage group LG16, US_GU_Lsax_2.0, whole genome shotgun sequence encodes the following:
- the LOC138950826 gene encoding potassium voltage-gated channel protein Shaw-like: MATNTNSSSARDKAVNGNTALSNAAQNPCKDLKTDDDNNNLDDVTTKSVTNYSNHGLQDCELSGIAFADDEEETTSTETAQRTNLPEIQEKTYTDSISLKSSGVGPSGRVSTRRDGKGDRVVRLNVGGTVFKTRESTLNNRLGKKRGVKLADQDFLTNCYDPNRDEYFLDRDPEVFRCVLNFLRSGRLHLSASLCGPHIQEELEFYGVSAIYIEPCCWSTFNSWSSTRESLKQLERDAKIGTIRYHDNHHRRNQSKYAKTKIQIWRTLTNPSYSRLAKIYGWVSLLFVTASIFSFCASTHQAFRVPTKHHTPSNVTSQNVTDYDVTGAKTVEQRLAETEIHSALLYLDIVCLVVFVAEYITKVVCSPIKLRYIKSFNGIVDALAISPDIVEFVLLAVNPSALTGDKFMLFMPFLRVMRALRIFRLFRHVPGLWIMIYTLQASSRDLFLMLTFLLVGTLLFASLIFFVDDKETFTSIPHGFWWAIITMTTVGYGDMYPVTTLGYLLGAVTGVCGVLMIGFTIPALVNNFILYYQHVQFALMRNRLAREMNVVVVEREKEEEGGGGGGGRGMKVGEVRETEKMKMERQIEEQRRKEEEEEEEEEEGERVKEKEWGTDLPEKKPFPEMIPLMQMKDSHT